Proteins co-encoded in one Neodiprion lecontei isolate iyNeoLeco1 chromosome 3, iyNeoLeco1.1, whole genome shotgun sequence genomic window:
- the LOC107226139 gene encoding 14-3-3 protein epsilon isoform X2 translates to MSEREDNVYKAKLAEQAERYDEMVEAMKKVASLNVELTVEERNLLSVAYKNVIGARRASWRIISSIEQKEENKGAEEKLEMIRQYRSQVEKELRDICADILGVLDKHLIPCASTGESKVFYYKMKGDYHRYLAEFAIGNDRKEAAENSLVAYKAASDIAMTELPPTHPIRLGLALNFSVFYYEILNSPDRACRLAKAAFDDAIAELDTLSEESYKDSTLIMQLLRDNLTLWTSDMQADGEGDQKEQLHDVEDQDVS, encoded by the exons ATGTCGGAGCGGGAGGACAATGTCTACAAGGCAAAACTGGCCGAGCAGGCAGAACGCTATGACG AGATGGTCGAGGCGATGAAAAAGGTAGCATCCCTCAATGTGGAGCTTACCGTCGAAGAGAGGAACTTGTTGTCCGTCGCGTACAAAAATGTGATTGGTGCGAGAAGAGCCTCATGGCGGATAATCTCTAGTATCGAGCAAAAAGAAGAGAACAAAGGGGCTGAGGAAAAATTGGAGATGATTCGCCAATATCGTTCGCAAGTTGAAAAAGAACTCAGAGACATTTGTGCCGACATACTCGGTGTCTTGGACAAACATCTTATCCCCTGCGCGTCAACCGGCGAGTCTAAAGTCTTCTATTACAAAAT GAAGGGTGATTACCACCGTTACCTTGCAGAATTTGCAATTGGTAATGACAGGAAGGAGGCGGCCGAGAACTCACTGGTTGCATACAAGGCGGCGAGCGACATCGCAATGACAGAATTACCACCTACTCATCCTATTCGCCTTGGACTGGCTCTTAACTTTTCCGTGTTTTACTATGAGATTTTGAACAGTCCCGATAGAGCGTGTCGCCTTGCAAAGGCTGCCTTTGACGATGCTATTGCTGAATTGGACACCCTTTCAGAAGAGAGCTACAAGGACTCAACTCTCATTATGCAACTCCTCAGGGACAACCTCACCTTATGGACCTCGGATATGCAGGCGGACG GCGAAGGCGACCAGAAAGAGCAGCTGCATGATGTGGAAGACCAGGACGTGTCGTAA
- the LOC107226139 gene encoding 14-3-3 protein epsilon isoform X1 — MSEREDNVYKAKLAEQAERYDEMVEAMKKVASLNVELTVEERNLLSVAYKNVIGARRASWRIISSIEQKEENKGAEEKLEMIRQYRSQVEKELRDICADILGVLDKHLIPCASTGESKVFYYKMKGDYHRYLAEFAIGNDRKEAAENSLVAYKAASDIAMTELPPTHPIRLGLALNFSVFYYEILNSPDRACRLAKAAFDDAIAELDTLSEESYKDSTLIMQLLRDNLTLWTSDMQADESEVEQPTVQGDGAIPITSDSHP; from the exons ATGTCGGAGCGGGAGGACAATGTCTACAAGGCAAAACTGGCCGAGCAGGCAGAACGCTATGACG AGATGGTCGAGGCGATGAAAAAGGTAGCATCCCTCAATGTGGAGCTTACCGTCGAAGAGAGGAACTTGTTGTCCGTCGCGTACAAAAATGTGATTGGTGCGAGAAGAGCCTCATGGCGGATAATCTCTAGTATCGAGCAAAAAGAAGAGAACAAAGGGGCTGAGGAAAAATTGGAGATGATTCGCCAATATCGTTCGCAAGTTGAAAAAGAACTCAGAGACATTTGTGCCGACATACTCGGTGTCTTGGACAAACATCTTATCCCCTGCGCGTCAACCGGCGAGTCTAAAGTCTTCTATTACAAAAT GAAGGGTGATTACCACCGTTACCTTGCAGAATTTGCAATTGGTAATGACAGGAAGGAGGCGGCCGAGAACTCACTGGTTGCATACAAGGCGGCGAGCGACATCGCAATGACAGAATTACCACCTACTCATCCTATTCGCCTTGGACTGGCTCTTAACTTTTCCGTGTTTTACTATGAGATTTTGAACAGTCCCGATAGAGCGTGTCGCCTTGCAAAGGCTGCCTTTGACGATGCTATTGCTGAATTGGACACCCTTTCAGAAGAGAGCTACAAGGACTCAACTCTCATTATGCAACTCCTCAGGGACAACCTCACCTTATGGACCTCGGATATGCAGGCGGACG AATCTGAAGTAGAGCAGCCAACTGTTCAAGGAGATGGTGCTATACCCATTACAAGTGATTCCCATCCTTAA